A single Gemmatimonadota bacterium DNA region contains:
- a CDS encoding C45 family autoproteolytic acyltransferase/hydrolase, which produces MDTIPRIIRIEADDPYSAGVRLGESLGRSFGAYLENYLATRILAAKNYAKPSETHAVTWISSLPEHIYDRFRGLSEGSGIPFGRIAYWGYQEMALSQGCSSIICRSKGKVWIGHNNDTFVPELWGYITVMEIKDRIPTMCFGLAGDIWATAGINKAKLWLHVDHLKATDKPDSRKAVLPTYGFIVEALETCETIDDVRGLLNEIDRTEGMILIAADGKTDEAAIFECSCSKWRLERVKTDWAVRTNHAMIGRESRKKGKQPLDTWSRYNRLAQLLENSYNSGGTPTPADLKTYLADDGVERRDNEFATAYSVVVCPAASKTEFTLGGQPAASCGNWSHIEWPWH; this is translated from the coding sequence ATGGACACAATACCCCGCATAATCAGGATAGAGGCCGATGATCCCTACTCTGCCGGCGTCCGTCTTGGCGAGAGTCTCGGCCGTAGTTTTGGGGCCTACCTTGAAAATTACCTTGCTACCCGAATTCTGGCAGCGAAGAACTACGCTAAACCTTCGGAAACGCATGCTGTAACGTGGATCAGTTCTCTACCCGAACATATATATGACAGGTTTCGGGGTCTCTCTGAAGGGAGTGGGATACCGTTCGGGCGCATAGCATATTGGGGTTATCAGGAAATGGCACTCAGTCAGGGCTGTAGCAGTATCATCTGTCGGTCCAAAGGCAAAGTCTGGATTGGTCACAACAACGATACTTTCGTACCCGAACTATGGGGATACATCACAGTCATGGAGATCAAGGATCGCATCCCAACCATGTGCTTTGGGCTTGCGGGAGATATCTGGGCGACCGCTGGCATCAACAAGGCGAAGCTATGGCTACACGTTGACCACTTGAAGGCGACTGATAAGCCAGACAGTAGAAAAGCCGTCCTGCCGACGTATGGCTTCATTGTTGAAGCTCTGGAGACGTGCGAAACCATTGATGATGTGCGGGGGCTTTTGAACGAAATTGACAGAACAGAAGGTATGATCCTAATAGCTGCGGATGGCAAAACAGATGAAGCAGCCATCTTCGAATGCTCATGTTCCAAATGGAGACTGGAGAGAGTCAAAACGGATTGGGCTGTGAGAACAAACCACGCCATGATAGGACGAGAAAGCAGAAAGAAAGGAAAGCAACCACTCGACACATGGAGCAGATACAATCGCCTGGCGCAACTTCTCGAAAACAGCTACAACAGCGGCGGGACCCCAACACCAGCAGATTTGAAGACATATCTCGCTGACGACGGAGTTGAGCGAAGAGACAATGAGTTCGCAACTGCGTATTCAGTCGTCGTGTGCCCCGCTGCCAGCAAGACTGAATTCACCTTGGGCGGGCAACCAGCAGCCAGTTGTGGGAACTGGTCTCATATTGAGTGGCCCTGGCACTAA
- a CDS encoding phytanoyl-CoA dioxygenase family protein — protein MDRESMTNEENYFFDTEGYIIVPGALTSKEVDTLNNTLDDAGPTDNLLTLSAPLRDPFRDLLVHPVLVCYLNQICGHGFRLDRAPRLIGEAAGDDPNAPLQGNNEPRDTARAYYFQNNYRVCHGARVIWALCDVNADDGGMVLVPASHKSNVEAPEDLLTGADDMDLVEQPVLKAGDLLIIGGTTLQGLRPWKGHNPQRLIACEYANRAVLQSNGPGAKIEPRPEWMANLPPEHVAVLSNPGYKDTTDPPPTLNTDGKKTWLEKSPDIIHPSFYKPDPDAGIDHKELYFWDLTGYLIVRNVMDEEWLARANEAIDKFSDRIVVGEELARGSKSLRGTGRPTLSGLLHLPEPYCEPFRKMLIHPAVIGRLNWMMGSGYRCNGATAFCSVKGSTGHSLHGGNEPLIPSRSYVFQNGRSHAEFVRAVWQLHDTTPGGGGFVCVPGSHKAYYRMPEGIRTSDDDMGTIRQPVPKAGDILFFMDTVLTHGAWAWKSDISRRSIFFSYYSRHHSYRGGVIEPEDRWGEDIVEGMTEAQFAVMRGSTRDARSRNTPRLVVENGQLSVSYDARGDRYEYPVRKPGDKRK, from the coding sequence ATGGACCGCGAATCTATGACCAATGAAGAGAATTACTTCTTTGACACCGAAGGCTATATCATCGTCCCCGGTGCCCTCACCTCGAAAGAAGTCGATACCCTCAATAACACCCTCGACGACGCCGGACCCACCGATAATCTCTTGACACTATCCGCTCCGCTGCGGGACCCCTTCCGCGACCTTCTGGTCCATCCCGTACTGGTCTGTTACCTCAACCAGATCTGTGGCCACGGCTTTCGCCTGGACAGAGCACCTCGCCTGATCGGAGAAGCCGCTGGCGACGATCCCAACGCCCCGCTACAGGGCAACAACGAACCCAGAGACACGGCCCGGGCCTACTACTTTCAGAACAACTACCGCGTCTGCCACGGCGCGCGCGTCATCTGGGCACTCTGCGATGTCAACGCGGACGACGGCGGCATGGTCCTGGTTCCAGCCAGCCACAAAAGCAATGTAGAAGCACCCGAAGACCTCCTCACAGGTGCAGACGACATGGACCTGGTCGAACAACCCGTACTCAAAGCTGGCGACCTGCTCATCATTGGCGGCACCACCCTTCAGGGCCTTCGCCCCTGGAAAGGGCACAATCCACAGCGCCTCATCGCCTGCGAATATGCCAACCGCGCTGTCCTGCAATCCAACGGGCCAGGAGCAAAAATAGAACCCAGACCGGAATGGATGGCCAATCTGCCGCCCGAACATGTGGCCGTCCTCTCCAACCCCGGATACAAAGACACCACCGACCCGCCGCCAACCCTCAATACCGATGGCAAAAAGACCTGGCTGGAAAAATCGCCGGACATTATACACCCCTCGTTTTACAAACCCGACCCCGACGCTGGCATTGACCACAAAGAACTCTACTTCTGGGATCTCACCGGCTACCTCATCGTGCGCAATGTCATGGACGAAGAATGGCTGGCACGGGCCAACGAAGCCATCGACAAATTCTCCGATCGCATTGTCGTGGGCGAAGAACTCGCCCGGGGATCCAAAAGCCTCCGGGGCACTGGACGCCCCACGCTCAGCGGCCTTCTCCACCTGCCTGAACCCTATTGCGAACCCTTCCGCAAAATGCTCATCCACCCGGCCGTCATCGGTCGCCTCAACTGGATGATGGGCAGCGGATACCGGTGCAACGGGGCCACCGCCTTCTGTTCGGTCAAAGGCTCTACCGGGCACTCCCTCCACGGCGGCAATGAACCCCTCATACCCTCCCGAAGCTATGTCTTCCAGAACGGCCGCAGCCATGCCGAATTTGTCCGCGCTGTCTGGCAATTGCACGACACAACCCCTGGCGGTGGTGGATTCGTCTGCGTCCCGGGAAGCCATAAAGCCTATTATCGCATGCCCGAAGGCATCCGCACCAGCGACGACGACATGGGCACCATCCGCCAACCGGTCCCAAAAGCCGGCGACATCCTCTTCTTTATGGACACTGTCCTCACCCACGGAGCCTGGGCCTGGAAATCCGACATCAGCCGCCGGTCCATCTTCTTCAGTTACTATTCCCGCCACCACTCCTACCGCGGCGGCGTCATCGAACCCGAAGACCGCTGGGGAGAAGATATAGTCGAAGGCATGACCGAAGCCCAATTTGCCGTCATGCGCGGTTCCACCCGCGATGCCCGGAGCAGAAACACGCCGCGCCTCGTTGTAGAAAACGGCCAGCTAAGTGTCTCCTACGACGCCAGGGGAGACCGTTATGAATACCCGGTGCGAAAACCGGGTGATAAGAGAAAATAA
- a CDS encoding ABC transporter permease: MIGKYLVIALRRTFRDKTFSLINLIGLSISMASVILIMVFMYNELTFDTFHKNSDRIFRVLRETESLAGAPQISPGTSGMLGQSLVADIPEIEKVTRFFEMSQNWATNEEKGFFVAVCAVDQEFLQTFSFPLKIGDPKTVLKDKFSVVITEETAQKFFPNENPIGKTISVDGRYFGGDYFVSGVLKDIPRNSSLHFDILTSTVHNEIPLTAWERWQPNTSWRPIQTFVLLSDAASPKNIDTKLQDLLNRYMGPDVSERNRYILQPLERMYLYSHLEYGIRGGGDITYVYIFSAIAIFIVLIASFNFVNLSIARSSARLKEIGVRKTVGAHKSSLIFQFIAEAVFTAFCSSLLAFSIVEISLPYLDSYINQEGKLEFSGHLLFGITFLTALVIGTLSGLYPALFLASFHPVQILRRELQFNNSGKWLRNGSLIFQFAASVVLIISTIVVYKQMAFIQNKALGFDKEHIVVLPLFTTDRSLNERYRVIKQEFLKHPNVISASASNSTIAWFGGAFHTVYPEGFQGSEWQMRILGVDEDFIDLYGITLSKGRNFSVEIPGDATDAYILNETAVEQLGWQNPIGKQFEWAYWKRKGVVIGIVEDFHNRSLKEPIRPIALCMWQPKYNLLSLKIRGENIKDTMAFLEDQWRRFIPDKPFKAAFLDEHLNQLYQNDINFGRIFGVFALLAIFIACLGMLGMVSYALERRTKELGIRKILGASAWHIIVLIFSEFFGILVVANLFAWLIAFLLMDNWLLSFAYKIELSPHTFALGTLFAIAITFATVAWHLIQAASKNPIDEIRYE, from the coding sequence ATGATCGGTAAATATCTTGTCATTGCTTTAAGGCGAACATTCAGAGATAAAACCTTCTCTTTGATCAATCTAATCGGGCTTTCTATTAGCATGGCAAGCGTAATACTCATTATGGTATTTATGTATAATGAGTTGACCTTCGACACCTTTCATAAAAACTCTGATCGCATATTCAGAGTATTGAGAGAAACTGAATCTTTAGCAGGAGCACCCCAGATTTCACCAGGGACTTCCGGTATGTTGGGACAGAGTTTGGTGGCAGATATTCCTGAAATTGAGAAAGTTACTCGTTTTTTTGAAATGAGCCAAAACTGGGCAACCAACGAAGAGAAGGGATTTTTTGTAGCAGTTTGTGCTGTTGATCAAGAATTTTTGCAGACATTTTCTTTTCCTCTCAAAATTGGCGATCCAAAAACCGTTTTGAAAGACAAATTCTCTGTCGTTATAACAGAAGAAACTGCACAAAAATTTTTCCCCAATGAAAATCCCATTGGTAAAACAATCTCTGTCGATGGCAGGTATTTTGGCGGAGATTATTTTGTCTCCGGCGTTTTAAAAGATATACCTCGAAACTCCTCTCTGCATTTTGACATATTGACATCTACTGTTCACAATGAAATACCATTGACCGCCTGGGAGAGATGGCAACCAAATACATCCTGGCGACCAATCCAGACATTTGTCCTGTTGTCCGATGCAGCGTCTCCAAAAAACATAGATACCAAACTTCAGGACCTTTTAAATCGCTATATGGGACCTGATGTAAGTGAACGCAATCGATATATTCTCCAGCCTTTGGAAAGAATGTATTTGTACTCTCACCTTGAATATGGAATTAGAGGTGGTGGGGACATTACATACGTCTATATTTTTTCGGCAATCGCAATATTTATCGTACTTATTGCCAGCTTTAACTTTGTAAATCTATCTATAGCGCGATCTTCTGCCAGACTAAAAGAAATTGGCGTGAGGAAAACCGTTGGTGCCCATAAGAGTAGTCTCATCTTTCAGTTTATAGCCGAAGCTGTTTTTACGGCATTTTGTTCTTCACTTCTCGCCTTTAGTATTGTAGAAATCTCTCTTCCCTATCTGGATAGCTACATAAATCAAGAAGGCAAATTGGAATTCAGCGGACACCTTTTATTTGGTATAACATTTCTTACAGCCCTCGTTATAGGCACTCTATCTGGACTTTATCCCGCACTTTTCCTGGCATCTTTTCACCCCGTCCAAATACTAAGACGTGAACTCCAGTTTAATAACTCTGGAAAATGGCTGAGAAATGGCTCTTTAATTTTTCAATTTGCGGCTTCTGTCGTGCTAATCATCAGCACAATTGTTGTTTATAAACAAATGGCATTTATTCAAAACAAGGCGTTGGGATTTGATAAAGAGCATATTGTCGTATTACCTCTTTTTACAACTGACCGCTCTCTAAATGAGCGATATCGCGTTATTAAGCAGGAATTTTTGAAACACCCCAATGTGATCTCTGCATCTGCGTCCAATTCTACTATCGCCTGGTTTGGTGGCGCATTTCATACAGTCTATCCCGAAGGTTTTCAGGGTAGCGAATGGCAGATGAGAATATTGGGCGTTGACGAAGACTTTATAGATCTGTATGGGATAACACTGTCAAAAGGTCGGAACTTTTCCGTGGAGATTCCGGGTGACGCAACCGATGCTTATATCCTAAATGAAACAGCAGTTGAGCAACTTGGGTGGCAAAATCCGATAGGAAAACAGTTCGAATGGGCATATTGGAAGCGCAAGGGCGTTGTGATTGGTATCGTTGAGGATTTTCATAACCGATCTCTCAAAGAACCCATCAGGCCAATTGCACTATGTATGTGGCAGCCCAAGTATAATCTTCTTTCTCTAAAAATTAGAGGTGAAAATATCAAAGATACAATGGCTTTTTTGGAGGATCAATGGAGGCGATTTATTCCTGACAAACCATTCAAAGCCGCCTTTTTAGATGAACACCTGAACCAGCTATATCAAAATGACATTAATTTCGGGCGTATATTTGGCGTATTTGCATTGCTCGCCATTTTTATAGCCTGTTTGGGCATGTTGGGCATGGTATCTTATGCTTTGGAAAGAAGAACTAAAGAGCTTGGAATCCGGAAAATTCTGGGTGCTTCGGCCTGGCACATTATTGTCCTGATTTTCTCCGAGTTCTTCGGCATCCTTGTTGTTGCTAATTTATTTGCGTGGCTAATTGCATTTCTTTTAATGGATAATTGGTTGCTTTCATTTGCTTACAAGATCGAACTGTCACCTCATACTTTTGCCCTGGGAACGCTATTTGCAATTGCAATTACTTTTGCAACTGTAGCCTGGCATTTGATACAGGCCGCCTCAAAAAATCCCATTGACGAAATAAGGTATGAATAG
- a CDS encoding ABC transporter permease, with protein MWKNYLTIIIRNIRNHKLYSLINVVGLAVGLTSCGLILLWIQHEIKYDQHHLNGDRIYRVLRQVKNKTTGNSYFSNGTLGPLGPALKADFPEIEAMTRIFTGSSWVQYKDKGFRERFWVADGSFLDVFTFPLLKGDRQALLKHPSSVVVTETVARKYFGNENPIGKVITVEDRYTGGDYEIVGILKDLPSQSTLRFAFLTFTVSSSPFMQHVWEVWRKSSYRPIKTYLLLSEGTSPADLERKLPDFTTRYFDLETRANTTYHLQPFRRIYLYSYSDYGIAGGGDITYVYLFAAIGALILLIACANFMNLATARSAKRAREVGIRKTVGAHKLQLINQFFSESLFISLLSLLFSISLIELVLPAFEQFVGIDLRFGVSELLIMIALTVLMGFIAGSYPAFFLSSFQPIQVLGGKDSNALKGVRMREILIIFQFCVSIALIICTGVVYQQLNYIKNKKLGFNKDMVVMMPLFARDRSLTSKYELIKQEFLKHPNIHRATASQTTFGYGGGRELVIPEGIEYEEVRMRRMAVDEDFLDTFEINVIAGRNLNKDIASDSTNAFILNETAVKQLGWKNPVGKQFTWPLTDRRGTVIGVVRDFHLRSLHGEIEPIFIFKWQEKWNWLSVKIGPENVSSTIDFMASKWKQFIPNRPFESWFLNEYLEEFYLKEIEIFSALEIFTLLALFVACMGLFGLANFSVEQRIKEIGIRKVLGANLADIFTLLSKEFLKLIAIAYVLALPLAYYAGEQWLQNFAYRINQSVVVFIIGAVSGIIVTLLIVGYQAGKVWSEDPVKMLRQE; from the coding sequence ATGTGGAAAAATTATCTCACCATAATCATACGAAACATCCGCAATCACAAACTTTATTCACTGATTAACGTAGTAGGATTAGCGGTGGGTCTGACGAGCTGTGGCCTGATCCTCCTGTGGATACAGCATGAGATAAAATACGATCAACACCATCTCAACGGAGACCGCATTTACAGAGTATTGAGACAGGTCAAAAACAAAACGACCGGGAATTCCTACTTCAGCAATGGCACCCTGGGTCCTTTAGGCCCTGCTCTCAAAGCCGACTTCCCCGAAATCGAGGCGATGACCCGAATCTTTACCGGTTCTTCCTGGGTTCAGTACAAAGATAAGGGATTCCGTGAGAGATTCTGGGTTGCCGATGGTAGTTTTTTGGATGTATTCACATTTCCTTTGCTAAAGGGCGATCGTCAGGCACTTCTGAAGCACCCTTCTTCTGTGGTTGTTACAGAAACAGTTGCACGAAAGTATTTTGGCAATGAAAATCCTATCGGCAAAGTGATTACTGTAGAAGATCGTTACACGGGAGGAGATTATGAGATTGTAGGCATCTTGAAAGATTTGCCGAGTCAATCAACACTCCGATTTGCCTTTTTGACGTTTACAGTTTCTTCTTCACCATTTATGCAACATGTTTGGGAAGTATGGCGCAAATCTTCCTATCGTCCTATCAAAACTTATTTATTGCTTTCTGAAGGTACTTCCCCCGCTGATTTAGAGCGTAAATTACCTGATTTTACCACCCGCTACTTTGATCTCGAAACGCGTGCGAACACAACGTATCACCTGCAACCTTTTCGTCGGATCTATCTCTACTCATATTCAGACTACGGTATAGCAGGTGGTGGAGACATTACTTATGTCTATTTATTTGCTGCGATCGGAGCTCTGATTCTCCTGATCGCTTGTGCGAACTTTATGAATTTGGCAACCGCGCGTTCAGCCAAAAGAGCGAGAGAAGTGGGCATTCGCAAGACCGTCGGCGCACACAAACTTCAATTAATCAACCAATTTTTCAGTGAATCGCTATTCATATCACTCCTATCTTTGCTATTTTCAATTTCACTGATTGAGCTTGTCCTGCCAGCATTTGAACAATTTGTGGGCATAGACTTGCGTTTTGGCGTCTCTGAACTTCTCATAATGATCGCTCTTACCGTACTGATGGGCTTCATCGCTGGAAGCTATCCCGCTTTCTTTTTGTCAAGTTTTCAACCCATACAGGTATTAGGTGGCAAGGACTCAAACGCCTTAAAAGGTGTTCGCATGCGAGAAATCCTGATCATCTTTCAATTCTGTGTGTCTATCGCCCTCATAATTTGCACTGGCGTGGTCTATCAGCAACTGAATTATATCAAAAACAAAAAACTGGGCTTCAACAAAGACATGGTGGTCATGATGCCGCTATTTGCAAGAGACCGATCTCTTACAAGTAAGTATGAATTGATCAAGCAGGAATTTCTCAAACATCCCAATATTCACCGTGCAACTGCATCTCAAACCACATTCGGGTATGGCGGAGGACGTGAACTTGTCATTCCAGAAGGAATTGAGTACGAAGAGGTCAGAATGAGACGCATGGCAGTAGATGAAGACTTTTTGGACACATTCGAAATCAATGTGATAGCTGGAAGAAATCTGAATAAGGATATTGCAAGTGACTCGACCAACGCGTTTATTCTCAACGAGACGGCTGTTAAACAACTCGGATGGAAAAATCCTGTTGGAAAGCAATTTACCTGGCCTCTTACTGATCGTCGCGGAACAGTAATTGGGGTCGTGCGCGATTTTCATCTGCGGTCTCTGCACGGAGAGATAGAACCAATTTTCATTTTTAAATGGCAGGAAAAATGGAACTGGCTATCGGTCAAAATTGGACCGGAGAACGTCTCATCAACGATAGATTTCATGGCGTCAAAGTGGAAGCAATTCATTCCAAACCGGCCTTTTGAAAGCTGGTTTTTAAACGAATATCTCGAAGAATTTTATCTAAAGGAAATCGAGATTTTCAGTGCCCTTGAAATCTTCACGCTTCTCGCTTTGTTTGTCGCTTGTATGGGATTGTTTGGCCTTGCAAATTTCAGTGTTGAACAAAGAATCAAAGAAATTGGAATCCGCAAAGTACTGGGTGCAAATCTCGCAGATATTTTTACATTGCTTTCAAAAGAGTTCCTGAAGTTAATCGCGATCGCTTATGTATTGGCACTTCCCCTCGCTTATTATGCCGGGGAGCAATGGCTGCAAAATTTTGCATACCGAATAAATCAGAGCGTGGTCGTTTTTATTATCGGAGCAGTCTCGGGCATCATTGTCACCCTATTAATCGTGGGCTATCAAGCTGGCAAAGTCTGGTCTGAAGACCCCGTTAAAATGCTCCGTCAGGAGTAA
- a CDS encoding ABC transporter permease has product MFKNYLVIAIRNLLKYKMYSAINIVGLGIGIGCVILIGLFVQNELAVNTQHPHTDRLYRVIGEYRSENGQKTYDWRISGAVGPTLSRDFPEVEISTRTMLRQAWVQHEDKVLNRVFCLADPNCLDMFNFPMIQGDKSALLQHNSVFITESMARDYFGDQDPIGKVFTIESGFIGGDYTVAGVLKNLPRRSSIRFDMLSASVRPAFLSRYWNAYLPTAHWRGSITVHVRVKENTSVEKLALKMPAMVEQYMGPEMVAHTTYHFQPMDEVHLYSRRDYGLRDVSDLEGPVTYGNIAHVYAASATAILIFLIAGINFINLTTARSANRAREVGLRKVVGAHRGQLALQFLAESMIFSALSLIVGVVVVSDFLPHFNDYTGNSLTLDITSNMVLALVGLSLITGLITGIYPAFLLSRFRPVEVLKGTLAAGARGGLLRKVLVIFQFSTSIALIVITLVVFNQMSYIQNKNLGFDKEYVIESRLLWESRNSRLYEDRLWERYNVVKDAFLQHPNITAATISRSSHGRTAPQATFSAYEPGKEELRMGRNEVDEDFLSFFNIELVAGRDFSEDAAKRYDSESFVPRDQLDQLKVHGQAEYILNETAVKMLGWTDPIGKPFGVKGRRPGRVIGVVKDFHARTLHEPLGPMVLYANNAVPKTIYLKVSPHNFDETVAHMEKVWKHFLPIRPFAYTFMDDNLNQRYTQERQLSQTMSVFAALAIFVACLGLLGLVSFLTEQRKKEVGIRKVLGASAGLVVGLFLKEFIRLVLVSCLLAWPIAYWATNEWLQNFAYRIEISALPFLVGGVCMVVLTTITVAYKVIKTAQANPIEALRHE; this is encoded by the coding sequence ATGTTCAAAAACTATCTCGTCATCGCGATTCGCAATTTGCTCAAATACAAAATGTACTCAGCGATCAACATTGTTGGACTGGGTATTGGCATTGGGTGTGTCATATTGATCGGTCTGTTTGTACAAAACGAATTGGCTGTTAACACCCAACATCCCCATACAGATCGCTTATATCGGGTCATTGGTGAGTATCGGTCAGAAAATGGTCAGAAAACATACGACTGGCGCATTTCGGGTGCAGTTGGTCCCACTCTGTCACGCGATTTCCCCGAAGTTGAAATCTCCACACGCACAATGCTTCGCCAAGCCTGGGTGCAGCATGAGGACAAAGTCTTGAATCGGGTATTTTGTCTCGCGGATCCGAATTGCCTGGATATGTTTAACTTTCCAATGATACAGGGTGACAAGTCCGCTCTTTTACAGCATAATTCTGTTTTTATCACCGAATCTATGGCACGCGATTATTTTGGCGATCAAGACCCCATAGGCAAAGTGTTTACGATCGAAAGTGGCTTTATTGGGGGCGATTATACTGTCGCAGGTGTACTTAAAAATTTGCCCAGGCGATCCTCGATTCGTTTTGATATGCTTTCAGCCTCTGTCAGGCCTGCTTTTCTGTCTCGATACTGGAATGCCTATTTGCCAACAGCACATTGGAGAGGCTCAATCACGGTCCACGTACGGGTAAAAGAAAACACGTCAGTTGAAAAATTGGCTTTAAAAATGCCCGCGATGGTGGAACAGTATATGGGACCAGAAATGGTAGCACACACGACGTATCACTTCCAGCCCATGGATGAAGTGCATTTATACTCACGACGCGATTACGGGCTTCGAGACGTATCCGACCTTGAAGGGCCAGTGACGTATGGCAATATCGCACATGTCTATGCTGCGTCTGCTACAGCCATTCTTATTTTTTTAATTGCGGGCATCAACTTCATCAATTTGACCACAGCACGATCAGCTAACCGGGCGCGTGAGGTGGGATTGCGAAAAGTGGTCGGCGCGCATCGGGGACAACTCGCTTTGCAATTTTTGGCCGAGTCGATGATTTTCTCTGCATTGAGTTTGATTGTGGGGGTAGTTGTTGTTTCTGATTTCTTACCACATTTCAACGACTATACGGGCAATTCTTTGACATTGGATATCACGAGCAATATGGTGCTTGCTCTGGTTGGATTATCTCTGATAACAGGACTTATTACGGGGATTTACCCAGCATTTCTTTTATCGCGGTTTCGGCCTGTTGAAGTGCTCAAAGGCACACTCGCAGCAGGTGCCCGCGGTGGGTTACTGCGAAAAGTGCTGGTGATTTTTCAGTTTAGCACATCTATTGCACTGATTGTAATCACATTGGTTGTGTTTAATCAAATGTCGTATATCCAGAATAAAAACCTGGGATTTGACAAAGAGTACGTCATTGAGTCTCGTCTCTTGTGGGAATCTCGCAATTCTCGTTTGTATGAAGATCGCTTGTGGGAACGGTACAATGTTGTCAAAGATGCGTTTTTGCAGCATCCCAATATTACGGCTGCAACGATTTCGCGCTCTTCACACGGACGCACTGCGCCACAAGCGACCTTTAGTGCTTATGAACCGGGCAAAGAAGAATTGCGTATGGGCAGGAATGAAGTAGATGAAGATTTTCTGAGTTTCTTCAATATTGAGCTTGTTGCGGGTCGAGACTTTTCAGAAGACGCAGCGAAAAGGTATGACTCGGAATCATTTGTGCCCCGAGATCAGTTAGACCAATTGAAAGTTCACGGTCAGGCAGAATACATTCTCAATGAAACCGCTGTTAAAATGCTGGGCTGGACAGACCCCATTGGCAAACCATTTGGTGTAAAGGGGCGAAGACCGGGGCGTGTTATAGGCGTAGTTAAAGACTTTCACGCGCGCACATTGCACGAGCCACTGGGCCCCATGGTTTTATATGCGAACAACGCGGTGCCCAAGACAATTTATCTGAAGGTAAGCCCTCATAATTTCGATGAAACCGTTGCACACATGGAAAAAGTATGGAAACATTTTTTGCCGATTCGCCCTTTTGCTTACACGTTTATGGATGACAATCTGAATCAGCGATATACACAGGAGCGACAGTTGAGCCAAACGATGAGCGTTTTTGCTGCTCTGGCTATTTTTGTTGCGTGTCTGGGCCTATTGGGGCTGGTCTCATTTTTGACCGAACAGCGCAAAAAGGAAGTGGGTATTCGCAAGGTGTTGGGTGCATCTGCAGGTCTTGTTGTAGGGCTGTTCTTGAAAGAGTTTATTCGCCTGGTATTGGTATCCTGTTTATTGGCATGGCCGATTGCCTATTGGGCAACCAATGAATGGTTACAGAATTTTGCCTATCGCATTGAGATTTCGGCACTGCCGTTTTTAGTAGGTGGTGTGTGTATGGTTGTCCTGACAACAATAACAGTAGCGTATAAGGTGATCAAAACAGCCCAGGCAAATCCAATAGAGGCCTTGCGGCATGAATGA
- a CDS encoding NAD(P)-dependent oxidoreductase — MATVNEGNVVLFGAGGPVGASAISALKDHYTLRVTDLRPMTEIAKSPPQSPRAPIPEVLGPPHENRVVDITDYEQVLAACEGMDAAINVSVIRPHPVLAFQVNMVGAYNVAKACVACGIKRLIHTGPFHTSLDHNADYWHDFQLDADIPLHPGDDLYALTKYLGGHVTRVFAEREGLEVLAYVYTQFRPGEVLPEEYGRGAHPYSTSWEDTGAAFLCGLRAPEMPSPYENFFICARLPHDKYRPDKAKRLLGWEAKDRFEALYVRSSGAGD; from the coding sequence ATGGCGACTGTAAATGAGGGCAATGTAGTGTTGTTTGGGGCGGGTGGTCCGGTGGGTGCTTCGGCGATTTCTGCGCTTAAAGACCATTATACTTTGCGGGTGACAGATCTTCGCCCTATGACAGAGATAGCGAAATCTCCGCCGCAGAGTCCCCGGGCGCCGATTCCAGAGGTGTTGGGTCCGCCGCACGAGAATCGGGTTGTGGATATTACGGATTACGAGCAGGTGCTGGCCGCGTGCGAGGGTATGGATGCGGCGATCAATGTGTCTGTGATTCGGCCGCATCCGGTGCTGGCTTTTCAGGTGAATATGGTGGGTGCTTACAATGTGGCTAAAGCCTGTGTGGCATGTGGGATTAAGCGGCTGATTCACACGGGACCTTTTCACACTTCGCTGGATCACAATGCCGATTATTGGCACGATTTTCAATTGGATGCCGATATTCCGCTGCATCCGGGCGATGATCTCTACGCGCTGACCAAGTATCTGGGCGGGCATGTGACGCGCGTTTTTGCCGAGCGCGAGGGTCTGGAGGTGCTTGCTTATGTTTATACGCAGTTTCGACCAGGAGAGGTGTTGCCCGAAGAATATGGGCGCGGCGCACATCCCTATTCGACGTCGTGGGAGGATACTGGCGCGGCGTTTTTGTGCGGGCTGCGAGCGCCCGAGATGCCGTCGCCTTATGAGAATTTTTTCATTTGTGCGCGGTTGCCGCACGATAAGTATCGGCCCGATAAGGCGAAGCGGTTGTTGGGATGGGAGGCGAAGGATCGCTTCGAGGCGTTGTATGTGCGGTCTTCAGGAGCGGGTGATTAG